The Candidatus Dormiibacterota bacterium genome segment CACCAAGCCCGAGCTGCTCTTCCTCGACGAGCCCACCAGCGGGCTCGACCCCGGCTACGAGAAGGCGCTGATGGGCCTGCTCCGCCAGCTCGCCGACGGCGGCCGGACCGTGATCGTGGTCACCCACAGCCTGCAGAGCCTCTCGCTCTGCGACCGCGCCCTGGTGCTCGCCCCGGGCGGGCGCACCGCGTTCTTCGGCCCGCCGGAGGAGGCGCTGGAGCACTTCGGACGCACCGACTTCGCCGACGTGTTCTCCGACCTCGAGGCGGGCCGCGAGCTCGACTGGAAGACCGGGTTCCTGCGCAGCGCCGCCTACGCGCGCTACGTGCGGCGCCGCCAGGACGTGCCCCACCGGGTGGCGCAGCAGGCGGCGCCGGCGCCACCCCCGGGCCACCGCTGGCTGCGCCAGTTCTCGACCCTGACCCGCCGCTACGTCGCGGTGATCGCCAGCGACCGCTCCAACCTGATGCTGCTCGCCCTCCAGGCGCCGATCCTCGAGGTCATCATCCTGCTCGCCAACGGCGCCGGCGGCTTCGATCCCGACACCTCGGTGGCCATCCGCATCGCCCAGTCGGTGGGCCTCTTTCTCGCGGTGAGCGCCAGCTATCTCGGGGCCGGCAACGCCATCCGCGAGATCGTCAAGGAGCTGCCCGTGTACCTGCGCGAGCGTGCCGTGGGCCTGTCGATCTCCGCCTACGTGGCGTCGAAGGTCGTGGTGCTGTCGGCGATCACCATCCTGCAGGCGGCGGCGCTGGTGCTCATCGGCACCGCCCGCCAGGGCTCGCCACCTGACGCCGCGCTGCTCGGCTCGCCCCGGCTGGAGATCTTCGCCGGCATCGCCCTCTCCGGCCTGGCGGCGATGGGGCTGGGGCTGATGCTCTCGGCACTGGTGCGCAACGGCGACAAGGCGGTGACCCTGCTCCCGCTCATCCTCGTCCCCCAGCTGGTGCTCACCTCGCCCCAGCTCCAGATCTACGACAAGCCGGGGCTCGCCCAGGTGGCCGATGTCGCCAGCGCCCAGTGGGGGTACGCCATCTTCGCCTCCACCATCGACACCAACCAGCTGGCCGCCGCCGCCCAGGTGGGCGCCGGCCCCAGCCAGTTCGACACCCGCGGACGCTGGAACCACGACGCCCGCACCTGGCTGACCGACGCCGGCTGGCTCGCCGGCCTGGTCACCGTCGAGCTGGTCGCCACCGCGATGCTGCTGCGCCGCCGCGACCCCAGCCTGCTCGGCTGACGGTCCCCTATCCGGTCCGCGGCGCCGGCGCCAGAACCTGGGCGAGGGCGGCGAGGGCGATCACCGCGCCGCCGGCGGCCACCACCCAGATCCCGGCGCCCACCTCGCCGCTGACGAAGCGGCGTGCGAAGTCGGGAAGGCGGTCGATCATCGAGCCGAGGCGGTCGTCGATGTGCTGCGCGGCAACGAGCGCGAACACCACGCAGACCGCCCCGAGCACGCCGGCCAGGCCCACCACCGCACGCTCGGTGGCGCCGGCCGGGGCGCCACCGGTGAACAGGGTGCGCAGCCCCACCAGGCAGGCGACCGCGCCCACCACGATGCAGAAGACCGCGTCGGCGCCGCTGTCGATGCCGGTGCGGGTGAGGGTGCCGGCGATCGGCACCGTCACCTTCGCCCAGGTCATCAGCGCGCCGAGGATCAGCGCCACCGAGCCGAGCACCATCGCCGCCGCGGCCAGGCGTCGCACCGCCGCCGGTGCACCCGCGCGCACCCCGACCGCGGTCTGCGCGCCCATCAGCGTCCCGCCGGCGGGAAGCTGCCCGCGGCACCGGGATTGGTGCAGTTCCTCGACTCCGCCTCGGTGACCGGCGGCGGCGCCGCCAGCGCCGGCGGGGTGGCGAACGGCGCCGGGCCGGAGGCCACCAGGCAGTCGGTGAGCGGTGCGGCGCCGGCGTCCCGCCTGGTGAGCGCGGGGAGGTTCCAGCGGCGCTGGATGGTGGCGAGGATGGAGGTGTGGTCGTACACCGTGTGCGAGGTGAAGCCCGGCTTCGCCCACGGCGACACGATCACCGTGGGCACGCGGAAGCCCAGCCGGGTGTAGTCGTCGCCGTAGCCCTGCTGGCCGGGCTTGAGGTTCGGGTGGGTGCCGTCGCCCGGCGACACCGCCGCCGGCGGGGCAACGTGGTCGTAGTAGCCGCCGCCCTCGTCGTAGGTGAAGATGAGCAGCGACCTCGCCCACACCGCCGGCGCGGCGAAGAGGGCGTGGATCACGCCGGAGACGAAGGTCTGGCCGGCGCGGACGTCCTGCGGGTTCTCCTCGCTCGACCAGCGGTAGCCGCCCTCCACCAGGGTCACCGCGGGCAGGCTGTTGGCGGCCAGCGCCGCCTGGAAGGCCTGGACGGTGCGGTCGGGCGACCCGCTGGGCCCGAACAGGTTCTTCCCGGAGCGTGCGCCGGTGAAGCCGGCGCCGAACAGCCCGGGGGTGGGAGCGTCGGTGTAGTAGCACCCCCACGAGATGCTGTGGGCCTCGAGCACCTGGAAGATGTGGCCGTTGGGCGGGCTGACCGACGGCGGCGGCGTGTCGGTGGTCACCAGGCCGGCGGCGGTGCCCGCCATCATGAACACGCGGTTGGGGTAGGTCTGGCAGAGCGTCGACGAGAAGTAGCGGTCGCACACCGGGAACTTCGACGCGAGCGCGTAGGCGAAGGGCAGGACGCGCTGGTCCCAGTAGCCCATCGCCACCTGTCCGCTGGCGTTGACGAACCCGTTCATCGCGCCGCCGGCGAAGCTGATGTGACTGGCGTCCCAGGTCTGCAGCGGGCCGCCCTGCAGCTGGCAGCCGTTGGGCATCGGGAACGCGCGGTAGGCGGCGCCCTTGGAGTCGGTGTTGGCGGCGGCGGGTCTGCCGTCGGCGGCCAGCGCGGGCCAGCCGTCGATCCGGCCGGCGAGGCCGGGGACGTGGTGCGGCAGCATCCCGAAGTAGTTGTCGAAGGAGTGGTTCTCCATCATCACGATGATGATATGGTCGATGTTGGCCAGTTCCGGGACGAGGTCGGGATGCAGCATCCCCGCCGGCCGCTCCGGGAAGGGCAGCGAGCCGGGCAGCCGGGTGGCGGCGCCGGCGCGCAGCCGCGGCAGGCTCCAGGGCAGTGACGCGGCCAGCGCGGCACCGCCCGCGACGCCGAGGAAGCGGCGCCGGTCCATCATGCTCATCGAATTCCTCCCTCTCTCTGGTCGGCCGCCGGCGCTCGGGCGCTGGTCAGCTCGCCGGTGCCGCCGCCGGTGCGTCCGCGTCCACCCGCCCGTCGGTGCCCACGGGGCGGCTGAAGCGCGCCCCGGTGACGCTGTCGACGAGCACCAGGCTGGCCAGCGGCTGGGTCGCCGCGGTCACCACGCTCACCCCCGCCGGCGCGAAACCGGCCCAGTGCGCACCCACGTATCTGGGGCTGATCGTCACCGCGACCGGCGGCGTCAGCGGGCTGCCGCCGGCGCAGCGCACCCTGGCGACGCCGAAGTGGTCCACCATCACCGCGGTGCCGGCCTCGAGCACCGACTGAGAGGTGTTGGGATGGTCGACGAGGAACCCGTGGTCGGTGACCCGGGTGTCGCCGCGGAGCACCACCGCGGTCAGCCCGCCCGCGAACGAGGGGATGTCACCCGGGGTGATGCTCTCGACCTCGGCCCAGGCGGCGGCGACCGCGGGCCGCTGCTGGAGGCGGGTGATCAGCTGCTGGGCGTCGCAGGTCGCGGCGCCACGGGCGCCGCCGTAGAGGCCGGGCTGCGAGCCCCGGGTGGTGGTGATCGTCGCCCTCGCCGAGCCCTCGCCCTGGGCCGGGGCCACCGCGCCCGCGGTGGTGGCCGCCGCCGGGGTCGGCGCGGGGTGGCCGGTGGCCAGGGAGGCGGTGAATGGATGGGCGCCCGCGGCGCTCGCCGGCTGGAGCACGATCTCGCCGCGCCCGTGGGCGGTGGGCTCGGCGAGGCGGCCCATGCCCACCACCACCACCACCAGGAGCGGGAGCATCACCGCGGCTCCCCCGGGGCCGCGGCGGCGGCGCGCCCTGCGGCCCACCACCGCCACCGCCACCGGCGACGGCGGCAGCGGCGGCACGTGGGCGCGCGTGGCCTGCGGTTCGTTCGGCGGCATCGGGCTCATCGCGACCCCGATCCCACGGTGGCGGACCCGCCCCGCATCGCTGCCCCCTCTCGACCCGACCTCGCTGGGAGCATAGCCGCCGCCGGGGGCCGGGGCAACCGCCGATCACACCCCGGCGGCGGCCATGTGGGCGACGGCCAGTTTCCCGAAAGCCTCGGCGTCGCCGGCCGGGGGGGCGGTGGTGCCGGCCCGGCTGACCATCACCAGCGAGACCACCCGGCCCCGCCGGATGTAGAGGGCGTCGAAGACGAAGGGGTCGGAGACGCCCGGCCTGGTGGGGAACAGGACCCGGACGGTGCCG includes the following:
- a CDS encoding alkaline phosphatase family protein, translated to MSMMDRRRFLGVAGGAALAASLPWSLPRLRAGAATRLPGSLPFPERPAGMLHPDLVPELANIDHIIIVMMENHSFDNYFGMLPHHVPGLAGRIDGWPALAADGRPAAANTDSKGAAYRAFPMPNGCQLQGGPLQTWDASHISFAGGAMNGFVNASGQVAMGYWDQRVLPFAYALASKFPVCDRYFSSTLCQTYPNRVFMMAGTAAGLVTTDTPPPSVSPPNGHIFQVLEAHSISWGCYYTDAPTPGLFGAGFTGARSGKNLFGPSGSPDRTVQAFQAALAANSLPAVTLVEGGYRWSSEENPQDVRAGQTFVSGVIHALFAAPAVWARSLLIFTYDEGGGYYDHVAPPAAVSPGDGTHPNLKPGQQGYGDDYTRLGFRVPTVIVSPWAKPGFTSHTVYDHTSILATIQRRWNLPALTRRDAGAAPLTDCLVASGPAPFATPPALAAPPPVTEAESRNCTNPGAAGSFPPAGR
- a CDS encoding ATP-binding cassette domain-containing protein — encoded protein: MRGLRIRAGGDEVLVESAEAVIIGRGPEARVRCRDSRVSRRHLVLRPENGDWRVEDPGSSNGTFRDGDRVASFLLVEAVSLRLGDPASGVLVELEPDRGDETVLVDAALTRLDGDSTRLYETPPAPRPEPVPTGTVRIGRSADNQIVLDDLQVSRHHAELVPVASGGWELVDLGSHNGSFVNGARITRARLADDDLVSFAGQLLRFAGGALQEYVEEDRTGFEAVGLVVRSDAGTVLLDEVSFSLDRCSFLAVVGTSGAGKSTLLNALAGFRPAQEGSVLCGGRDLYSSYDEMRQRIGYVPQDDILHPQLTVRRALRYAAELRFPPDVTGADREARVEEVMAELGLSARADLVISKLSGGQRKRTSIAVELLTKPELLFLDEPTSGLDPGYEKALMGLLRQLADGGRTVIVVTHSLQSLSLCDRALVLAPGGRTAFFGPPEEALEHFGRTDFADVFSDLEAGRELDWKTGFLRSAAYARYVRRRQDVPHRVAQQAAPAPPPGHRWLRQFSTLTRRYVAVIASDRSNLMLLALQAPILEVIILLANGAGGFDPDTSVAIRIAQSVGLFLAVSASYLGAGNAIREIVKELPVYLRERAVGLSISAYVASKVVVLSAITILQAAALVLIGTARQGSPPDAALLGSPRLEIFAGIALSGLAAMGLGLMLSALVRNGDKAVTLLPLILVPQLVLTSPQLQIYDKPGLAQVADVASAQWGYAIFASTIDTNQLAAAAQVGAGPSQFDTRGRWNHDARTWLTDAGWLAGLVTVELVATAMLLRRRDPSLLG
- a CDS encoding DUF6777 domain-containing protein; this encodes MPPNEPQATRAHVPPLPPSPVAVAVVGRRARRRRGPGGAAVMLPLLVVVVVGMGRLAEPTAHGRGEIVLQPASAAGAHPFTASLATGHPAPTPAAATTAGAVAPAQGEGSARATITTTRGSQPGLYGGARGAATCDAQQLITRLQQRPAVAAAWAEVESITPGDIPSFAGGLTAVVLRGDTRVTDHGFLVDHPNTSQSVLEAGTAVMVDHFGVARVRCAGGSPLTPPVAVTISPRYVGAHWAGFAPAGVSVVTAATQPLASLVLVDSVTGARFSRPVGTDGRVDADAPAAAPAS